The Bifidobacterium animalis subsp. animalis ATCC 25527 genomic interval GGATTGCGGTCCCGAATACAGACCGTCCACATTGATGCCGGCTTGGGAGGTGAGATCAAGCGCCTGAGCCAGCGAATAGGTGGGGGAGCCCGAGACCACATTGTCGGTGGCCAGCACAATCGATGCCTCCCGCGACCGAGATTGCGCAGTGTCGGCCTTCGAATAGGCGAATCCGGGAAGCATTGCGGCACAGCCCACCAATCCATCTCCAATGAGCGAAGTGGCGTTCTTGCGGTTCTGTGTGCCCTCAAGCCAGTCGGCAATCTGCTGGTACTGTTCGTCGCTCATCTTATCGATATCGTCTTGGGTCTGCACGCCTTTGAGCATGTCGTTCGCCTGCGTGAGTTGCTCGGTCACCATCGCGTAGTCATCGGTGAGCGGGAACACCGTACGCGACGATGAGTTGAAAATGCTCAGGCCTATGCGCTCACCCTTGAAATGCTGCAGCAGATCCAAATATGTGGAGAGCACCTGATGATCGTAGGGAAGCGTGGATCCAGAGACGTCGAGACACAGGATGATGTCGCGGTTCGATGATCGCTCGTCCTGTGCATCCACATGCGCAGGCCTGCCTACGAGAATGCAGGAGAGGACAAGCGCACAAACGAGCAATGCCACGGCGATGCGATTCAGACGGCGCCAGACGCGCATCAGCGCACCGGCATGCTCGGTCTCAAGATCATCCTGCACACCGTAGATTTTCGCTTCATCGTGGTCGGCGCGCCGATGTGACGATACCATGACGATCATCAGGCATACCAGGGCGGCGATCAGCAGTGCGGCCACCAATGCCCACGGCCATTGCCAACGAAGCATCATTGCCACCTCTCAATCAGGTCGAGCACCCAGTCGGCCGCCTGCCTCACGCTGACGCCACGCGCTTGTGGATGCTCGGCTTGCGCGAACTCCGGCGGATACAGCGCGGCGATCGTCTGTCGGAGCAGATCCCAGTTGCCGGCGACGCCGGTGCGGCGCAGACGGCGTAGATCAGTCAACGTGTTCGCCTGCATGCGTCGTCCCGACATATTCGATGCGAAATCGCGCGCAATCGCGGCCAGCTGCGCGAAGGCCTCGTCTCGCGTGATGTCCTGAGCGTCATACCGAGCGACCACCTGGTTCACCCGCGCGGCCCACTCCTCCTTGGGAAGAGTCTCCTCATCTTGCGACCTGGCGGTTTCCGGGCGACGTCGAGGGCCTGACAGTACGCAGCATGCCACAATGAGGATCAACGCCAGCACGATGGCGCAGATCAGTGCAATCCAGAGCGATTGCGTGATGGCGATGGCTCCGCGCGGATGGAGGTTCTGGGTGTCTATTGCCACAATCATTTATGCGTTCGCAGTTCCTTCGGGAATCGTGACGGGCGTGAAGACCGATGCATGGGAAAGGGAGAGAAGTCGCACGAATGCGTGGAACATCCCCTCGCTCGACGAGGCATGAATCATACGCGATCCACAGCGAGACAGTTCCCGGTCAAGCGCCTGCAACAAGTAGGCCCTGTGGGTGTCCAGTTCCTGCGCCGCTTTCGTGTTGCGCAGAAACGCGGGAATCCTCCTGCCGGTCGCACCGTCGACAAGGGGCGCATGCGGCATGGAGGGAATGGGATCGTTTGAGAACGGATTAACCGTGCCCACATTGATCAATACCAGCGGATGCGTCTGTGTGATTCGCCGGATTGCGCGCATATGCGTGTCGTCGAGGGCATGATCGTCGGTGGCGAGCACAATGAGCGCCTCACGGTCGCGAATATGCGCGGCATAGTCGAGCAGTGCGTCGATATTGCGCGGGAAGAGCCAGTTCCGGTCAAGAGCCTTGTCGAGTGTGTGCTCGAATTGGGCCAGACCTCCATGGAACGGCACCCGGGTGATGTTCGAGGAGTCACCGAAGACGAGCGACACCTCGTCGCTACGCCGCAGGCTCAGCGCCGCGAACATGCATAAGGCATTGGCTGCAATGCGATACGCCATCTCGTCTGAAGGGCACACCTCGGTCATCTCCACGCCTGCGTCCAGCAGCAGGTACACACGGGTACTGGAGAGACGCTCGCGCTGCGCAATCATCGCCCTGCCATTTCGCGCGCTGATCTTCCAATCAATCTGCCGCGCTTCATCGCCCACCTCATAGGCACGAATGTCCAGCAGGTCGTCATTGCCACCACGTCGTGCGGAAGCATGCTCCCCCTCGAGGATGCCCATGGCGCGGCGCACGGTGGGCAGACTCAACGATGTGCCGAGCATCTCGATCTTACGCCGGATCGGATCCGATCGATCGGCATCATGATTGGTGCCGATCATGGAACGGGCACCACCTGAACAATCTGGTCGACAATCTGATCGCTGGTCACGCCGTCGGCGAGCGCCTCGAACGTGAGCAGGATGCGGTGACGGAACACTTCGTGCGCGAAGCCCTTCACATCCTCCGGAATCACATAATCCCTGCCTGCCATCAATGCCGAAGCCTGTGCAATGCGTACCAATGCAATCGAGGCGCGGGGGGAGGCTCCGAGACGCACCAGGGAGGAAAGGCCCTGAATGGGTTTTGGTCCGGCGCCACGAGAGGTCTCGGAGAGTGCAGCCGCATACTGCATGATCGCATCGGAGACATGCACGCGGCGCGCGGTCTCACGCAGCCAGTCGACATCTTGAATAGAAATGACATCGCGGGGGAGTTTCGTCGGATCGATGGCATCCGATCCACGATTGATCAGCAGCCCCAGCATGCGCTGTTCCTCGTCGGCGCTGGGATAGGTCATGATCGCCTTCATCATGAAGCGATCCAT includes:
- a CDS encoding VWA domain-containing protein, coding for MMLRWQWPWALVAALLIAALVCLMIVMVSSHRRADHDEAKIYGVQDDLETEHAGALMRVWRRLNRIAVALLVCALVLSCILVGRPAHVDAQDERSSNRDIILCLDVSGSTLPYDHQVLSTYLDLLQHFKGERIGLSIFNSSSRTVFPLTDDYAMVTEQLTQANDMLKGVQTQDDIDKMSDEQYQQIADWLEGTQNRKNATSLIGDGLVGCAAMLPGFAYSKADTAQSRSREASIVLATDNVVSGSPTYSLAQALDLTSQAGINVDGLYSGPQSSEGDATTNEMRQLIERHGGLFLTQSNSASIDELVREIDGRRSHEAQAQSQTALTDAPGWWTLTVAILLAGWLAMAWRLKR
- a CDS encoding DUF58 domain-containing protein, with product MIGTNHDADRSDPIRRKIEMLGTSLSLPTVRRAMGILEGEHASARRGGNDDLLDIRAYEVGDEARQIDWKISARNGRAMIAQRERLSSTRVYLLLDAGVEMTEVCPSDEMAYRIAANALCMFAALSLRRSDEVSLVFGDSSNITRVPFHGGLAQFEHTLDKALDRNWLFPRNIDALLDYAAHIRDREALIVLATDDHALDDTHMRAIRRITQTHPLVLINVGTVNPFSNDPIPSMPHAPLVDGATGRRIPAFLRNTKAAQELDTHRAYLLQALDRELSRCGSRMIHASSSEGMFHAFVRLLSLSHASVFTPVTIPEGTANA